From the genome of Bacteroidales bacterium, one region includes:
- a CDS encoding T9SS type A sorting domain-containing protein has protein sequence MKKTIFLTTVALMILFFIPNKIIAQTINLNKVPCVRLTTESGAYNIKIKLACEDDSSDVWVKTGTYNIEKYVIGQTETSVYATPNNNYIEVYGHNITVFDCQGKYEDPRVPITNIDFSKAPTSITKLRCSYTKITSLDVSRLTAIEYIACVNTLPIDGGATYQPALEDFLCSLPDLKAIRDYNSYIGGVICITNKNEGSGWYYNNLYNVNFRKAIHKGYNVIEYNYIDLPPQLPSANHVCNKPAVGTSYIEISSEPNTIVRLDLSAYEDSTIVWIEKSPGTFYRDKINKGWSNFKNYNIISSTFKVYGNLEGFDCSSSTPSGPIRNINLKNAPRLKELYCYNNSIKQLDLLSNVDSLSYINCTNNLLTELDLSNCFKLSSFRAYGNNFSTSAIDDIYCSLPDRTGLSDKGNAILAYNDADPNYSNITNSNSNIAKDKNWKVTINNGTEIPTVGTFNDCISKTPPAGTPYVSLKNRGTNPASKRIALDLKGKNDNTPVWIEIAPNTFKMTKVNSDWSGSYYHSYYDSCKIYGDIEGLDFTASIKDRMYNGCIAIIDLSKAPKLKSLFFINNKIKSLNLSENCENLMALLCQNNKLTSLDFSKCGNISYINCANNLFSQQAIDDIYCSLPLVSSTSNLEILYLADNDGDISHPNIKTSNANNAINKGWDVLYKDTDNPISTTGEFACQIIPLPDITNLQAEVSNSCVTLTWDYNTPDFGNTILMESFDSEIPNTWGNHDIDGDNYKWSISKDAEDIYGFSVKPYQGDNAVFSSSTRFDNGWKALTPENILVSPDISGSLNLSYMISSSINTGHADYIDIGTSETTNTVFYLLTTDSCKNNYWSERSIDLPAGTKYVAFIHKNSVNSGNIVLDNIKFTDKSFKDTLIFEIYRDNQLIGKSKGKTFHDANISTSKDYEYCVIAKRFGAESNPACTNVYVSINDIEKLQANIYPNPASNILTVSSKENIKSVEVYNTIGELIYAAEPCKANLNINCSSWQSGLHVIKLRNESGEIGIYKIVKE, from the coding sequence ATGAAGAAAACAATTTTTTTAACAACAGTCGCTTTAATGATTTTATTTTTTATACCCAATAAAATCATTGCCCAAACCATAAACTTAAACAAGGTTCCATGCGTAAGATTAACTACAGAATCTGGGGCTTATAATATAAAAATAAAATTAGCCTGCGAAGATGACAGCAGTGATGTATGGGTAAAAACTGGAACATACAACATTGAAAAATACGTAATTGGACAAACTGAAACATCAGTATATGCTACTCCAAACAATAATTATATTGAAGTATATGGACATAACATTACGGTTTTTGATTGTCAAGGAAAATATGAAGACCCACGAGTACCAATTACTAATATAGATTTTTCAAAAGCTCCAACATCCATAACTAAATTGAGATGTTCTTATACAAAAATCACATCTTTAGATGTTAGTAGATTAACTGCAATAGAATATATTGCTTGTGTAAACACTCTACCTATAGATGGTGGTGCTACTTATCAACCAGCACTGGAAGATTTTTTATGTTCTCTTCCAGATTTAAAAGCTATAAGAGATTACAACTCATACATTGGTGGTGTTATTTGTATAACAAACAAAAATGAAGGTAGCGGTTGGTATTATAACAATTTATATAATGTAAATTTCAGGAAAGCAATTCATAAAGGCTATAATGTTATTGAATATAATTACATAGACTTACCACCTCAACTTCCTTCTGCTAACCATGTTTGCAACAAACCTGCAGTAGGAACTTCATACATTGAAATAAGCTCAGAACCTAATACTATTGTAAGATTAGACCTTTCTGCTTATGAAGACAGCACCATTGTATGGATAGAAAAGAGCCCAGGAACTTTTTATCGTGATAAAATAAATAAAGGCTGGAGTAATTTTAAAAACTACAATATCATTAGCTCTACTTTCAAAGTATATGGAAACTTAGAGGGATTTGATTGTTCTTCAAGTACTCCTAGCGGACCTATAAGAAATATTAATTTAAAAAATGCACCTAGATTAAAAGAATTATATTGCTATAATAATTCTATTAAGCAATTAGATTTGCTTAGCAACGTTGATAGCTTATCATATATCAATTGTACAAACAATTTGCTTACTGAACTAGACTTAAGCAATTGTTTTAAGCTAAGTTCTTTTAGAGCTTATGGAAATAATTTTAGCACCTCAGCTATTGATGACATATATTGCTCCCTACCAGACAGAACTGGTCTCAGCGACAAAGGAAATGCTATTTTAGCTTATAACGATGCAGACCCAAACTATAGCAATATTACAAACTCAAACTCAAATATTGCAAAAGATAAAAATTGGAAAGTAACAATAAATAATGGAACAGAAATTCCTACAGTTGGGACATTTAATGATTGTATTAGCAAAACACCTCCAGCAGGAACACCTTACGTTTCTCTAAAAAACCGTGGCACTAACCCAGCATCAAAACGAATAGCACTAGATTTAAAGGGTAAAAACGATAATACACCAGTATGGATAGAAATAGCTCCAAACACATTCAAAATGACTAAAGTAAATAGCGATTGGTCAGGTTCTTATTATCATTCATATTATGATTCTTGCAAAATATACGGCGATATAGAAGGTCTTGACTTTACTGCTAGTATAAAAGATAGAATGTATAATGGTTGTATTGCAATAATTGATTTAAGTAAAGCTCCAAAACTAAAAAGTCTTTTTTTCATAAATAATAAAATTAAATCTTTAAATCTATCTGAAAATTGTGAAAATTTAATGGCTTTATTATGTCAAAACAATAAACTTACATCACTAGATTTTAGCAAATGCGGTAACATTAGCTATATTAATTGTGCTAATAACCTATTTTCTCAACAAGCTATTGATGATATATATTGCTCTCTCCCACTAGTGAGCAGTACATCAAATCTTGAAATACTTTATTTAGCTGATAACGATGGCGACATTAGCCACCCAAACATTAAAACTTCAAATGCAAATAATGCTATCAACAAAGGTTGGGATGTTCTATATAAAGACACTGACAATCCTATAAGCACTACTGGCGAATTTGCATGCCAAATAATACCCTTGCCTGATATTACAAATCTACAAGCTGAAGTATCAAATTCATGCGTTACTCTAACTTGGGATTATAATACCCCAGATTTTGGGAATACTATTTTAATGGAAAGTTTTGATAGCGAAATACCTAACACTTGGGGAAATCATGATATTGATGGAGACAATTACAAGTGGTCAATCTCAAAAGATGCTGAGGATATTTATGGATTTAGTGTAAAGCCTTACCAAGGCGACAATGCTGTTTTTTCCTCTTCAACAAGATTTGATAATGGCTGGAAAGCACTTACTCCTGAAAATATTTTAGTTTCACCAGATATAAGTGGTTCTCTTAATCTATCCTACATGATTTCAAGCAGTATAAATACTGGTCATGCAGACTATATAGATATTGGTACATCAGAAACCACAAATACTGTTTTTTATCTTCTTACAACTGATAGCTGTAAAAATAATTATTGGTCAGAACGTAGCATAGATTTGCCTGCTGGAACTAAATATGTGGCTTTCATTCATAAGAATAGTGTAAATAGCGGCAACATAGTATTAGATAACATTAAATTTACTGACAAATCATTTAAAGACACCCTTATTTTTGAAATATATAGAGATAATCAATTAATTGGAAAAAGTAAAGGAAAAACATTTCATGATGCCAATATATCAACTAGTAAGGATTATGAATATTGTGTAATAGCAAAAAGATTTGGTGCTGAATCAAATCCTGCATGTACAAATGTTTATGTTTCAATAAATGATATAGAAAAATTACAAGCAAATATTTATCCAAATCCTGCATCAAATATTTTAACTGTATCTAGCAAAGAAAATATAAAAAGCGTAGAAGTTTACAATACAATTGGAGAACTCATATATGCAGCTGAGCCTTGCAAAGCAAATTTAAACATCAACTGTTCATCATGGCAAAGTGGCTTACATGTAATTAAACTACGTAATGAAAGTGGCGAAATTGGAATTTATAAAATAGTTAAAGAATAA
- the trxA gene encoding thioredoxin — MAHQFTDADFEKDVLQSDIPVIVDFWAEWCGPCRMIGPIIEELGEEYKGKAKVGKVNVDENPNITSQFGIRNIPTVLFFKKGELVDKHVGAASKKIFEEKLQKLL, encoded by the coding sequence ATGGCACATCAATTTACAGATGCTGATTTTGAGAAAGATGTTTTGCAAAGCGATATCCCAGTAATAGTTGATTTTTGGGCAGAATGGTGTGGTCCGTGCCGCATGATAGGTCCTATTATAGAAGAACTGGGAGAAGAATATAAAGGAAAGGCAAAAGTAGGAAAAGTAAATGTAGATGAAAATCCAAATATTACATCTCAATTTGGTATTCGCAATATTCCAACGGTTTTGTTTTTTAAAAAAGGCGAATTAGTTGATAAGCATGTTGGAGCAGCATCGAAAAAAATTTTTGAAGAAAAATTGCAGAAATTACTTTGA
- a CDS encoding DUF58 domain-containing protein — protein MIDWNDNLLQQFGYLGLRAQQVVSGFITGQHRSPFHGFSVEFSEHRPYNSGESTRFLDWKLYARSEKLFIKKFEEETNLRCQMIVDGSASMLFPNDKNRPVEMQSKYNFSVFLAAVFMIIFRHQRDAVGLSIVDSILRKHTDTKSTFNHHQYLMGLLQNHLDNIKEQSDRETRLAETLHEVAERIHRRSMVMIFSDLFDIAHDSSELIDALQHLRHNGNEIILFHTIDKKFEEDFDFDNAPRKFIDLENNSVVKIRPAEVREMYRKKFAEMMSEIKEKSPQYGIDYVEADINLGLEGVLMPFFARRRMK, from the coding sequence TTGATAGACTGGAACGATAATCTTTTACAGCAATTTGGCTACCTTGGCTTACGAGCACAACAGGTAGTTTCAGGCTTTATTACGGGTCAACACAGAAGCCCATTTCATGGATTTTCGGTAGAATTTTCAGAGCACCGGCCATACAATTCTGGAGAAAGTACTCGCTTTTTAGACTGGAAATTGTATGCACGAAGTGAAAAGTTATTTATCAAAAAATTTGAAGAAGAAACTAATCTGCGATGCCAAATGATAGTAGACGGCTCTGCTTCTATGTTGTTTCCAAATGATAAAAATAGACCTGTGGAAATGCAGAGTAAATACAACTTTTCAGTTTTTTTAGCTGCTGTGTTTATGATTATCTTCAGACATCAAAGAGATGCAGTAGGTTTGTCAATCGTGGATAGCATTTTGCGAAAGCATACAGATACTAAATCTACTTTTAATCATCATCAATATTTAATGGGGCTTTTGCAAAATCACCTTGATAATATAAAAGAACAATCTGATAGGGAAACACGCCTTGCTGAAACATTGCATGAAGTAGCAGAACGGATTCATCGGAGGTCAATGGTGATGATTTTTAGCGATTTGTTTGATATTGCTCATGATTCTTCAGAGTTGATTGATGCTTTGCAACATTTAAGGCATAATGGTAATGAAATAATCTTGTTTCACACAATTGATAAAAAATTTGAAGAAGATTTTGATTTTGATAATGCCCCTCGCAAATTTATTGATTTGGAGAATAATTCTGTTGTGAAAATTAGACCTGCTGAGGTGAGAGAAATGTATAGAAAGAAATTTGCTGAAATGATGAGCGAAATTAAAGAGAAATCGCCGCAATATGGGATAGATTATGTAGAAGCTGATATAAATCTTGGTTTAGAAGGTGTGTTAATGCCGTTTTTTGCTCGCAGAAGGATGAAATAA
- a CDS encoding tetratricopeptide repeat protein codes for MRKTIISIFTFVCIANASAQDHNILIDSLISIAIEFQETNIEYSIKLAKHAYKISEKNNDTKGMADNLFNIGLFMNYASKFDSAVVVLKKSFSLYKSLNDSSGISDVYINLGATYFQLGKTSLAEKYYQDALEYYILLKDTTGIALTLNNLGEIAQTRGNYSKALELYSMSANFEKQIGNYFGEAQSWINIGTIYSEKGYFTESNKYFFKALEYFSNTNDTRNSSIILANIGDNFRILRNFDEAERFIAKAIQTSEKNNDINELINAHIYFSKLLFDKKNIDSAEHHLFKALSLCVETNNNRFACDALMHRGNMLTEEGKYEEANEYLINAYEFALELQYNEAIKTISTQISNNFAALNKYEEALKYYKVATSISTYEQENAPIITKKEQLANDKNNNFIYSIIIGLAIGIFLILILSNLFFYKKMKHYKNLLENKKD; via the coding sequence ATGAGAAAAACAATAATATCAATATTTACTTTTGTCTGCATTGCTAATGCATCTGCACAAGATCACAATATTTTAATAGATTCATTAATTTCTATTGCTATTGAGTTTCAAGAAACAAATATTGAATACAGCATAAAGCTTGCAAAACATGCATATAAAATTTCAGAAAAAAACAATGACACTAAAGGCATGGCAGACAACCTTTTCAACATTGGTTTATTTATGAACTATGCAAGCAAATTCGACAGTGCTGTTGTTGTTCTTAAAAAAAGTTTTTCACTTTATAAATCGCTGAACGATTCCTCAGGAATTTCTGATGTTTATATAAATTTAGGTGCAACATATTTTCAATTAGGCAAAACATCTCTAGCAGAAAAATACTATCAAGATGCTTTGGAATATTATATTTTGCTAAAAGACACTACGGGAATTGCATTAACACTAAATAATCTCGGAGAGATAGCTCAAACTAGAGGAAATTACTCAAAAGCATTGGAGCTATATTCCATGTCGGCGAATTTTGAAAAGCAAATTGGGAATTATTTTGGAGAAGCCCAATCGTGGATAAATATTGGAACTATTTATTCCGAAAAAGGTTATTTTACTGAAAGTAACAAATATTTTTTTAAAGCCTTAGAATACTTTAGCAATACAAATGATACACGAAATTCATCTATTATACTTGCTAACATTGGAGATAATTTCAGGATATTAAGAAATTTTGACGAAGCTGAAAGGTTCATTGCAAAAGCAATTCAAACAAGTGAAAAAAACAATGATATAAATGAACTTATAAATGCTCATATTTATTTTTCAAAATTATTATTCGACAAAAAAAACATAGATAGTGCAGAACATCACTTGTTCAAAGCTCTTTCATTATGTGTGGAAACGAACAACAACCGATTTGCTTGTGATGCACTCATGCACAGAGGAAATATGCTTACAGAAGAAGGCAAATATGAAGAAGCTAATGAATACTTAATAAATGCTTATGAATTTGCTTTAGAATTGCAATATAACGAAGCCATCAAAACTATTTCAACACAAATAAGCAATAATTTTGCAGCATTAAATAAATATGAAGAAGCTCTAAAATATTACAAAGTAGCAACATCTATTTCTACTTATGAACAAGAAAACGCACCAATAATTACAAAAAAAGAGCAATTAGCTAATGATAAAAACAATAATTTTATTTATTCAATAATTATAGGCTTAGCAATAGGAATTTTCCTAATACTAATCTTATCAAACTTGTTTTTTTATAAAAAGATGAAACACTATAAAAATTTATTGGAAAACAAAAAAGACTAA
- a CDS encoding glycoside hydrolase family 25 protein yields MYLYLFAFVFLIAYLLFSRPGQFFISWLKYKTQSISSEKITRLGVPIPSGYNIFGIDVSRYQNKIDWTRVSDFKSGRFTVEFAFIKATEGKSLKDPAFTDNWTNAKAVGIMRGAYHYYKPNINAESQAAHFCNNVSLLKGDLPPVLDIEEFSGNKEKFISGIQTWLDIVENKYKIKPIIYTGASFYNNYIKNSQLEKYPLWIAHYYEAKPYVFSEWKIWQFNDRAKIDGISGFVDVNVFNGDKAELEDLTIK; encoded by the coding sequence ATGTATTTATATTTATTTGCATTCGTTTTTTTAATTGCGTATTTGCTCTTTAGCAGACCCGGACAATTTTTCATTTCGTGGTTAAAATACAAAACTCAAAGCATAAGTTCTGAAAAAATAACCCGCTTAGGCGTTCCTATTCCAAGTGGTTATAATATTTTTGGAATAGATGTTTCCAGATATCAAAATAAAATAGACTGGACAAGAGTTTCCGACTTCAAATCTGGCAGATTTACCGTTGAATTTGCATTTATAAAAGCAACGGAAGGGAAATCTCTGAAAGATCCTGCTTTTACAGACAACTGGACAAATGCAAAAGCCGTTGGAATTATGCGTGGAGCATATCATTATTACAAGCCAAATATTAATGCAGAAAGCCAAGCGGCACATTTCTGCAATAATGTTTCGTTGCTAAAAGGAGATTTGCCACCAGTTTTAGACATTGAGGAATTTAGCGGTAATAAAGAAAAATTCATATCTGGAATTCAAACTTGGCTTGATATTGTTGAAAACAAGTATAAAATAAAACCAATAATATATACAGGAGCCAGTTTTTACAATAATTATATTAAAAACAGCCAATTAGAAAAATATCCATTATGGATTGCTCATTACTACGAAGCAAAACCTTATGTTTTTTCAGAATGGAAAATTTGGCAATTTAACGACCGTGCAAAAATAGACGGAATAAGCGGTTTTGTTGATGTAAACGTGTTTAATGGGGATAAAGCTGAATTGGAAGACTTAACAATAAAGTAA
- the secA gene encoding preprotein translocase subunit SecA, with amino-acid sequence MATFWQKLFGSKAEKDMKAIAPHIEKIHVEYESIKKLSNDELRAKTIEFRNTLINAVKTEEEEIKKLKDRLEVEYDIPIQEKQKIYDEIENLEKRSYEITQQKLNEIMPAAFAVMKDTARRFKENAEVEVTATEYDKELSAKHDNVVIKNDKAYWKNQWIAGGNTITWDMVHYNVQLIGGYVLHSGKISEMATGEGKTLVATLPVYLNALPGKGVHVVTVNDYLAKRDSEWMGVLFQFHGLVVDCIDKHEPNSNARKKAYMADITYGTNNEFGFDYLRDNMARSIDEIVQRGHNYAIVDEVDSVLIDDARTPLIISGPTSKGEHQEFDDLKPYVVHINNAQKDLVTKFLAEAKQILSKPDLKPDDEKAGGVLLLKCFRGLPKNKALIKFLSEPGMKMLLHKTENTYMAENMKNMHLIDDDLFFVIEERQNTIDLTDKGIDLLTVKTGDPKFFIMPDIGSELADLEKLDLPEAEKIEKKQILRQDYAVKSDRIHTMNQLLKAYTLFEKDVEYVIIDNKVKIVDEQTGRIMEGRRYSDGLHQAIEAKENVKVEAATQTYATITLQNYFRMYKKLAGMTGTAETEAGELWNIYKLDVVVIPTNRPIIRKDHHDLVFKTKREKFNAVIDDIIRLKEAGRPVLVGTTSVETSELLSRMLTMRKIKHSVLNAKLHAKEADIVATAGLAGNITIATNMAGRGTDIKLGAGVKEAGGLAIIGTERHESRRVDRQLRGRSGRQGDPGSSQFYVSLEDDLMRLFGSDRIAGIMDRLGLKEGEVIQHSMISKAIERAQKKVEENNFGIRKRLLEYDDVMNTQREVIYNKRHNALYGDKLSIDISNMFSDIAEILVSEGMETRDYEQYSYDVMRTFAIENTVGEKEFFSENASDLSADLTQKAYDEYMQKCDITAQRTYPIVKEIHDNLSRKFEDVAVPYTDGKKTFTALANIKKSVETKGKEIMRSVERGLALAIIDDSWKEHLREMDDLKTSVQNAVYEQKDPLLIYKFESMELFRQMQIKINKDLLSFLTHGRIPLADEQNISESERVKTKSNSNLKTSRESDIPGAQHPKYHDPSAGKTSNEPVRVEKKVGRNEPCPCGSGKKYKNCHGKNGGE; translated from the coding sequence ATGGCAACATTTTGGCAAAAACTATTTGGAAGCAAAGCAGAAAAAGACATGAAAGCAATAGCACCGCATATTGAGAAGATTCATGTTGAATATGAGAGTATAAAAAAATTAAGCAATGACGAACTCAGAGCAAAGACTATAGAATTTCGCAATACTTTAATAAATGCAGTAAAAACAGAAGAAGAAGAAATAAAAAAGCTAAAAGATCGTCTTGAAGTAGAATATGATATTCCCATACAAGAAAAACAAAAAATATATGATGAAATTGAAAATTTAGAGAAACGTTCTTACGAAATTACTCAACAAAAACTCAATGAAATTATGCCCGCAGCTTTTGCTGTGATGAAAGATACGGCTCGTAGATTTAAAGAAAATGCTGAAGTTGAAGTTACAGCTACCGAATACGATAAAGAATTATCCGCTAAACACGATAATGTAGTTATAAAAAACGATAAAGCTTATTGGAAAAACCAATGGATTGCAGGCGGAAACACCATTACATGGGATATGGTTCACTATAACGTTCAACTTATAGGTGGATACGTGCTTCACTCTGGCAAAATTTCAGAAATGGCTACTGGAGAAGGCAAAACCCTTGTAGCTACATTGCCAGTATATCTCAATGCTCTCCCGGGAAAAGGAGTGCATGTTGTAACAGTGAACGATTACCTTGCAAAACGTGACTCCGAGTGGATGGGAGTTTTGTTCCAATTCCATGGGCTAGTTGTAGATTGCATTGACAAACATGAACCAAACAGCAATGCTCGCAAAAAAGCATATATGGCTGACATTACATACGGCACCAACAACGAATTTGGCTTCGACTACCTGCGTGATAATATGGCACGAAGCATTGACGAAATTGTTCAACGTGGACACAATTACGCCATAGTCGATGAAGTTGACTCCGTATTAATTGACGATGCTAGAACTCCACTCATTATTTCTGGTCCTACAAGCAAAGGAGAACATCAAGAATTTGACGACCTAAAACCTTATGTAGTGCACATCAACAATGCTCAAAAAGATTTGGTAACCAAATTCCTTGCTGAAGCAAAACAAATACTGTCAAAACCTGATTTAAAACCCGATGATGAAAAAGCTGGCGGTGTCTTGCTTTTAAAATGTTTTAGAGGTTTGCCAAAAAATAAAGCTCTCATTAAATTTTTGAGCGAGCCGGGCATGAAAATGTTACTTCATAAAACTGAAAATACATACATGGCAGAAAATATGAAAAACATGCATCTTATTGATGATGACTTGTTTTTTGTTATAGAAGAACGCCAAAACACCATTGACCTTACAGACAAAGGAATTGACTTGCTTACAGTAAAAACAGGCGATCCAAAATTTTTCATTATGCCTGATATTGGAAGTGAATTAGCCGACCTTGAAAAACTTGATTTACCTGAAGCTGAGAAAATAGAAAAAAAACAAATACTCCGCCAAGATTACGCCGTAAAATCAGATAGGATTCACACGATGAACCAACTATTGAAGGCTTATACACTTTTTGAAAAAGATGTTGAATACGTTATTATTGACAATAAGGTCAAAATCGTTGATGAGCAAACCGGTAGAATCATGGAAGGAAGGCGATATAGCGATGGATTACATCAAGCTATTGAAGCAAAAGAAAACGTTAAAGTTGAAGCTGCGACACAAACATACGCAACAATTACTCTGCAAAACTATTTCAGAATGTACAAAAAACTTGCAGGTATGACTGGTACTGCTGAAACTGAGGCTGGTGAGTTATGGAATATCTATAAACTTGATGTTGTGGTTATACCTACAAACCGCCCTATAATTAGGAAAGACCACCATGACTTAGTTTTTAAAACTAAAAGAGAAAAATTTAATGCTGTTATTGACGATATTATTAGATTAAAAGAAGCGGGAAGACCTGTATTAGTCGGCACTACATCTGTCGAAACATCTGAATTATTAAGCAGAATGCTTACTATGCGCAAGATTAAACATAGTGTGCTCAATGCTAAACTTCATGCAAAAGAAGCCGACATTGTTGCTACCGCTGGCTTGGCAGGAAATATTACAATTGCAACCAATATGGCAGGTCGTGGAACAGATATTAAACTAGGCGCTGGCGTTAAAGAAGCTGGTGGACTTGCGATTATCGGAACAGAACGCCACGAGTCTCGTAGGGTTGACCGCCAGCTTAGAGGACGTTCTGGAAGACAAGGCGACCCGGGCTCATCTCAGTTTTACGTTTCATTGGAAGATGACTTAATGCGATTGTTTGGTTCAGATAGGATTGCGGGAATCATGGATAGACTTGGGCTAAAAGAAGGAGAAGTTATTCAACACAGCATGATTTCTAAAGCTATTGAGCGAGCTCAGAAAAAAGTAGAAGAAAATAACTTTGGAATTCGTAAGCGACTACTAGAATACGATGATGTGATGAACACACAAAGAGAAGTTATTTACAACAAAAGGCACAATGCTCTTTATGGAGATAAACTTTCCATCGATATTTCAAATATGTTTTCCGATATAGCCGAAATTTTGGTTTCCGAAGGAATGGAAACACGCGATTATGAGCAATACTCATACGATGTGATGAGAACTTTTGCTATTGAAAACACAGTTGGTGAAAAAGAATTTTTCTCTGAAAACGCATCGGACTTATCAGCAGATTTAACCCAAAAGGCTTATGATGAATACATGCAAAAATGTGATATTACTGCTCAACGCACTTATCCTATTGTAAAAGAAATTCATGACAATCTAAGCAGAAAATTTGAAGATGTAGCTGTTCCATACACAGATGGTAAAAAAACTTTTACAGCCTTAGCCAATATAAAGAAATCTGTTGAAACTAAAGGTAAAGAAATTATGCGAAGCGTAGAGCGTGGACTAGCTTTAGCAATTATTGATGATTCGTGGAAAGAACATCTTAGAGAAATGGACGACCTGAAAACAAGTGTGCAAAACGCTGTATATGAGCAAAAAGACCCTCTTTTAATTTACAAATTTGAGTCTATGGAGCTATTTAGGCAAATGCAAATTAAAATAAATAAAGATTTGCTCAGTTTTTTAACTCATGGACGAATTCCTCTTGCCGATGAACAAAATATTTCCGAAAGTGAAAGAGTTAAAACAAAAAGTAATTCTAATTTAAAAACTAGCAGAGAATCTGACATTCCAGGAGCTCAACATCCAAAATATCACGACCCAAGCGCTGGAAAAACTTCTAATGAGCCAGTAAGAGTTGAGAAAAAAGTTGGACGAAACGAGCCTTGCCCTTGCGGAAGTGGAAAAAAATATAAAAATTGCCATGGCAAAAATGGCGGTGAATAA
- a CDS encoding hydroxyacid dehydrogenase, which produces MKSKGLILFLDTTHSFLPQSLEKEGYEVVLFSGDIQELKKQIKAAVGLVVRSKFVLNSDILKYAENLKFIARYGAGMENIDIEYAKKNNIICLNSPEGNRDAVGEQAVGMLLMLMNNLKKADFEIRNGVWEREGNRGFELQNKTVGIIGYGNMGSAFAEKISGFRCDVIAYDKYKTNYGSEFVKEKSMQELFNECDVLSLHVPLTAETNYLADEKFFNSFKKPIWFINTSRGLVCKTKALIEAIENKKVLGAALDVIEWEDHSFENFFSKALPEDFLWLTKSDKVLLSPHIAGWTHESNLKHSQVLLNKILTNL; this is translated from the coding sequence ATGAAATCAAAAGGACTTATTTTATTTTTGGATACTACTCATTCTTTCTTGCCACAATCATTGGAAAAAGAAGGTTATGAAGTGGTTCTTTTCTCTGGTGATATTCAAGAATTAAAAAAACAAATAAAAGCTGCTGTGGGTTTGGTTGTTAGGAGTAAGTTTGTGCTAAATTCTGATATTTTAAAATATGCTGAAAATTTAAAATTTATAGCAAGATATGGCGCCGGAATGGAAAATATAGATATTGAATATGCAAAAAAAAATAATATAATTTGCCTTAATAGTCCGGAAGGGAATAGAGATGCGGTAGGTGAGCAGGCTGTTGGAATGCTCCTTATGCTAATGAACAATTTGAAAAAAGCTGATTTTGAAATCCGCAATGGAGTATGGGAAAGAGAAGGGAATAGGGGATTTGAACTTCAAAACAAAACTGTAGGAATAATTGGCTATGGAAACATGGGTTCTGCTTTTGCTGAAAAAATCAGTGGTTTCAGATGCGATGTAATTGCTTATGATAAATATAAAACAAACTATGGGTCTGAATTTGTAAAAGAAAAGTCCATGCAAGAGCTTTTTAATGAATGTGATGTTTTGAGTTTGCATGTGCCTTTAACAGCAGAAACTAATTATTTGGCTGATGAAAAATTTTTCAATTCATTTAAAAAACCAATTTGGTTTATTAATACATCGCGAGGATTGGTGTGTAAAACAAAGGCTCTTATCGAAGCAATTGAAAATAAAAAAGTTTTAGGTGCTGCTCTTGATGTTATTGAATGGGAAGACCATAGTTTTGAAAATTTTTTTAGCAAGGCATTGCCAGAAGATTTTTTATGGTTGACAAAAAGTGATAAAGTCCTTTTAAGTCCACATATAGCAGGCTGGACGCATGAGTCAAATTTAAAACATTCGCAGGTGTTGCTAAATAAAATATTAACGAATTTATAA